TTCTAAATCTGCAGGTGTGACGATTTGCTCTGCTGAGGCTGTACAGCTGCCGAAATCGGAAACTTCAACTGAATAGGTACCAAGGGCATTAACGGTGATTATAGGAGTCGTTTCTCCAGAATGCAACCATGTATAAGTAAAGGGTCCGCCACCTGTGACATTGGCTGTTAGTATAGCGGTGCAGTAATCGTTTCCTTCGTCAATTACAATGTTAACTTGCGGATTGCTTAAAACAGATACAGTGACAGAAGCAGAAGCAGAGCAACCGATGTCGGTAATGGTTACTGAGTAGGTGGTAGTTGCAGATGGGCTAACGGTAACTGTTTCAGATGTTTCGCCACTACTCCATAAGTAACTACTTCCTCCAGAAGCAGTGAGGTAAGTAGATTCGCCTTCACATAAAAATAAATTATCTGTAATGCTGGGAGTAGGGAATGGATTTACAGTTACTATAATGCTGGTAGCAGCAGCGCAACCGTTGGTATCAGTAACGTTAACGGTGTAAGAGGTATTGGATGTTGGGCTAACATTAATTGATTGAGTTGTTTCACCACTACTCCATTGGTAGCTACCTCCGCCGGAAGCAGTAAGGGTGGTAGATTCGCCTTCACATAAAATTAAATCGCCTGTAATACTGATAGTAGGCAACGGATTTACCGTTACTGTAGTGCTGTTAGCAGCAGAGCAACCGTTGTTATCTGTAACGGTTACCGAGTAAGTGGTATTGGCTGTAGGGTTAACAGTAATTGATGATGATATTTGTCCGGTTTGCCATAAATAGCTACTACCGCTAGAAGCGGTGAGGGTAGTGGATTCACCTTCGCATATAACTATATTACCTGTAATGTTGGGTGCAGTAGGTAGCGGATTTATAATTACTGTAATGCTGTTAGTAGCAGTGCAATCGTTTGTATCGGTAACAGTTACAGAGTAAGTACCGGAGGTGGTAATCAATTCGGGTTGAATACCGTTTTCCCAAGTGTAGGTATAAGGTTCTGTTCCGCCGGCAACTATGGATTGTGAGTTAATAGGTAGTTCTTCTGCACAAACAGTCTGTATAGGTTCGGCAAAATTGATTTGGAGTAAATCTATGTTAACACTAACCGATTGGAAGCAATATATTTCTCTACTATTATTCTTAATCAGAGTAATATAATATATGCCTGGTTGGGTAAGCGTTTTGGTTAGCGTACAGGGCCATGTACAACTTGGTAGAATTATGTCAAAAGAATTATCTTTACTAACTCTTAGAGAAGATCCTGTAATTTGTTCTACATCGGGCGTTGGGCTTATGGTAAGAATCGCACCACAATTATTATACTGAATATCATATTGAAAGCTACTTTCTTCCTGCAATTCTAAAATTTCATAACCGGCAATTAATGTGTTGCTGTTGGCATCGGTTATTGTAACAGTATATAAACCTAATTGGTTGGCAGCAATGACTGACTCAATAATATCTTCAAATGGAGGGGTTGTTTCTAATCCAGAATTCCACAAGTCTTCTGGAGCGTCAAACCAATCAACAGGATTTTCTGAGGGGTCTTCCCAAGACATATTATAAGGGGGGCATCCTCCGTAAGGTGTTGCATATAACAGTTGACCGGCATCACACACATAGGTGCTTGAATATAAATTAACATTTAGCGGTAGCTCAAATGTAGGATTTGTAATAGAAAGATTTCCATAGAAAGTATATGAACCGGGTATGTTTGTAAATTGATATGAAGCACTCTCATCTAACATATTTTGTCCGTTTATGTAAAGAGTTAGGTTATAGACACTTGGATCATCACCACAAGACGCTCCATTTGTATAATAAAAATCTGTAAGTATATCTACAGAAACTGCATTGCTGCAAGAGCTGGTGGCATAGTATTGCATCATATTGGTTGGCATCATCACAGAAAAAGCAGGGAAGGCATCTGTACCAAAAAATGACATGTTTAGTTCTTGGGTTTCTATGGCATTGTTGCTTTCATCTAAAAAAGTGAATACGACATCAATATTTACAACGCAACCATTGTGTAAGGATGCACCGGTTTGAGGCTGCACATACAAATGAAATACACTGGCATCAGCAGGATCGGCATCAATAAATAATTGAAAGGTTACTACAGGCGGTTTTGCAAAAACAGGATGTGATTTAAAGGTTGAGCAAATTACTAAAATTGCAAATAATAAGCTACTTAACCGTTTATGCGGCACAAATTCAGTTAAAAAACTAAATTTTGACCGCAACTTCTTTGTATCAAATACTTTAGGTGTGTCGGTGTGTCGGTGTGTCGGTGTGTCGGTGTGTCGGTGTGTCGGTGTGTCGGTGTGTCGGACTCATCAAAGTTAGTAGTTTTTTCATAAAATCACGATTTTTTAGTAGAAAAAATTATAACATTATTCAAAGGTATTGTTTTTATATCAAAAAAGCAATGATTGATAAAAAATCTTTTTGGGTCTTCTGTAACTTTTGAGAGATTTACCAAAACCAGCTACTTAAGTATACCTGATTTACGGCATCCTTTGTTGGTTTGTTTAGAGTACTTATACTAATTAAACTCAATAAATTAATCTGCCCCTCAAGCACGTATTTGCATGAGAGATCGCCCGCCTTACCTCTCAAAACTGCCAACCTTTCTTCGAAAATTAGACTGCCAAAGAACAAAAAACACCCGCCTCACTTTAAAAAGCAACTTTCACCCACTCGCCATCTATTATAAAAAAACAGGATTTTGTGTCTCAAAAAAGGGGCACATAAGACCATTGCGCAGGCACATTAAGCCTTTGCAGGGGTACTTTAAGTCATTGCAGAGGCGCAATAGGCTTTTGCACAGGTACATTAAGTCTTTGCAGGGTTGCATTAAGCCTTTGCAGGGGGACTTTACATTAATGCACAGGCACATTAATCCTTAGCGAAGGTGCAATAACCCTTTGCAGGGAGACTTTAAGCCTTTGCAGGGGTACATTAAGTTAAAACACAGGCACTTTAAGTCATTGCAAAGGTGCAATAAACCTTTGCAGGGTGGCTTAAGGGCTTTGTGAAGGGGCAAAAATGCAAAATCAACCTCAAATATGCCCCTTCCTCAGGTTCTTTTTATCGAGTAAGAGGCAAAAACCGGACACCTTAAAGGGGTTAATTCTATTTATATGCTTTATTTTGATACAACAAGAGTCGTAAAAAGCAGGTCGGTGCAAGTTTAAACAGATAAAAGCCAATTGCCCCATACATTCCTTACCTTTGCCGGTTCTTAAAAGTAAAAAATAGCCCTGTTTCTATGAACAAGATGGTATATATGCTTTTATGGTATCTTTTGCTGCCGTTGGTGTTTCACAACATCTTACTGAAAGCACAAACCCTGCCAAAAATTATTAGCGGGCCGATGCAGGGGCATACCACTGATTCTGAAATATTGATTTGGATACTAACACAACATGCGGAAACTGTTGGCATTTCTCTCCACCAACAAAAAGACAGTGAAGCGGTCGCTCAACAAACCCTTGCTTCAGATACTTCAAAAGTCAGATTTGGTTACTTCCCTGCCCAATTTCATTTCAAACATCTGACGGCAAATACAACCTATTGGTATCGCCTGTTTTTGAACAGAAAAGAGGTAAAAACCGGTCAAATAAGAACCTTAAAGCCTCCCGGTACCTCTGATTTTAGTTTTGTGGCCGGTTCTTGCGCACTTTTACCCGAAACGGCATTGGAAGATGTGCAACCCGGAGTAACGGCAAAAACCTATTTAAGCGCCGCCAAAACCGGTGCTGATTTTATGATTTGGCTGGGAGATAACCTGTATTTCAGAAACGGAGACTGGAAAAGTTATGAGTCCATGTTTGCTCGTTATGTTAAAATGCGCTCCCTCCCACCCCTCAATTTTCTGCTCGAATCCATGCCGCAATATGCAATATGGGATGATCATGATTTTGGTTACGACAATGCCAATAGTTCCATCCCTTCCAAAGACTGGGCTTTGCAGTTGTTTAAGCTTTTTTGGGCAAATCCGGCTTATGGTCATCCCAATCATCCCGGAGTGTTTTTCTCCTTTGAGTATCAGGATGCCGAGTTTTTTCTACTCGATGACCGGTATTATAAACGCCTGCAGAACAATCAGGGCGATGACGGGACTCTCTTGGGAAGTTATCAGTGGGATTGGCT
This is a stretch of genomic DNA from Sphingobacteriales bacterium. It encodes these proteins:
- a CDS encoding T9SS type A sorting domain-containing protein; translated protein: MPHKRLSSLLFAILVICSTFKSHPVFAKPPVVTFQLFIDADPADASVFHLYVQPQTGASLHNGCVVNIDVVFTFLDESNNAIETQELNMSFFGTDAFPAFSVMMPTNMMQYYATSSCSNAVSVDILTDFYYTNGASCGDDPSVYNLTLYINGQNMLDESASYQFTNIPGSYTFYGNLSITNPTFELPLNVNLYSSTYVCDAGQLLYATPYGGCPPYNMSWEDPSENPVDWFDAPEDLWNSGLETTPPFEDIIESVIAANQLGLYTVTITDANSNTLIAGYEILELQEESSFQYDIQYNNCGAILTISPTPDVEQITGSSLRVSKDNSFDIILPSCTWPCTLTKTLTQPGIYYITLIKNNSREIYCFQSVSVNIDLLQINFAEPIQTVCAEELPINSQSIVAGGTEPYTYTWENGIQPELITTSGTYSVTVTDTNDCTATNSITVIINPLPTAPNITGNIVICEGESTTLTASSGSSYLWQTGQISSSITVNPTANTTYSVTVTDNNGCSAANSTTVTVNPLPTISITGDLILCEGESTTLTASGGGSYQWSSGETTQSINVSPTSNTSYTVNVTDTNGCAAATSIIVTVNPFPTPSITDNLFLCEGESTYLTASGGSSYLWSSGETSETVTVSPSATTTYSVTITDIGCSASASVTVSVLSNPQVNIVIDEGNDYCTAILTANVTGGGPFTYTWLHSGETTPIITVNALGTYSVEVSDFGSCTASAEQIVTPADLENIFDFEGAYLVGTTPPLTDDDGDDLNNIELWENKTFRIAGTITIPSGKTLTIDNTNLYMAGKNTKFDVKKGGILRIVNSASLQGDNCAENYWHGIRVEADAAVNHPSTENIETVGSPDHGVVYVSGSTIKDALIAIEDDDPVHPPNELYQIKGGGVIIIENNCVFENNLTSVKMNLYRPVLGLERYRQRSRIVNSNFRNLQPFVGTAILDYKSQIDINSVNNVPIGNNLFYANSAILSFEAKGTGIRTTNSGINIGTIIINGEISAAPNIFEYLYQGIDVYNTLTAVSVTNIENNIFHEVTKSLTLNSVPFAVVRNNTFLVPTGSSGDHDSYAIYTLNSFGFKMTNNSINTFSAANSDTHAAVVDNAYFSDPAIANIRQNTFTGGFTDATHFKNDCRSLQLNCNVYQNEPQCDWYIKEGAELDAQGKCVGPNPELSFHQHWHTGMPGNTGYHVYNANDDFTLILNHDDYQYSVPTENGGDGSVVNNECFTGTDPVLNLACIVPVPPYGEGNEGCEYSGEELSLKIQDWQIAGEGDSIIALLHCVAADWAYKILVGTYIDRRMYPEALAILDSIPDTPQSNADFKAIYYAYIQLLTGGSGKNSDAAFVLHQAEQNRFDARQTLAESMLAMLQGNSYVRSVEDNSSNRPNKAKKHKHFALFPNPANHLVTVQFYQPPAAGEYLYLYDMTGRLFKNMAAGGTEKVQFDTGNLHNGIYYLRLGTSTQVEKLVVIH
- a CDS encoding alkaline phosphatase family protein, yielding MNKMVYMLLWYLLLPLVFHNILLKAQTLPKIISGPMQGHTTDSEILIWILTQHAETVGISLHQQKDSEAVAQQTLASDTSKVRFGYFPAQFHFKHLTANTTYWYRLFLNRKEVKTGQIRTLKPPGTSDFSFVAGSCALLPETALEDVQPGVTAKTYLSAAKTGADFMIWLGDNLYFRNGDWKSYESMFARYVKMRSLPPLNFLLESMPQYAIWDDHDFGYDNANSSIPSKDWALQLFKLFWANPAYGHPNHPGVFFSFEYQDAEFFLLDDRYYKRLQNNQGDDGTLLGSYQWDWLKQKLLQSKATFKFVVCGVQMLIENSPAEGLKEFPAERTAFLDLLQQNDIKGVILISGDRHFSELYRLPRPESYDLYEVTTSPLSSLTTGILLSTSKGTQLAVPKTRLKRANFAKFTISGTAGNRRCTVFICNKHGKPVWEKTWNLSDLGY